From Halalkalicoccus subterraneus:
ACTACTACTCACTGGAAGATGAAGAGACGGGCGAGGACGTTCCCTACCAGATCGGGTTCAATATCCTCGATACCTACCACGAGCCTGACGAACCTGGTTTCGACGAGGAAATCGAGTGGATCGTTGCCGACTTGATTGAACTCCTCGCGGCTGGCGAATACTGGGGACCGCGCATGGACCGAATCGCGAAAAACATGATTCGAGGGATGGCCCGCCATGAAGAGGAGTTCACCATCATTGAGATCTACTATGCTTTGCTCGAAGAGGAGAATCGCCAGCAGTACGCGGACTTAATCGGCGATTCGATTGACGACGATGACATCATGTTTCTCGAGGGATTCACCCGACGAATTGCCGAAGAACTCAGTGACGATGAACTCGATCCCTTGCTTGGGCGACTCAAAGACTGGGTCGAAAATCCGATCACCAGGAAGATTATCGCGATGCGTGGCGCCGAGGTCACTCTTGGCCAGATCGTTAACGAGCAGAAGATCCTGATCGTCAACAACGACCTGCCGAAGGAAGCGAAGATCATGACCGCCAACGCAGTCGTTAGCGGAATCTGGACGGCCGTCACCTCTCGGAAAGACCCCTCCGAACAGCAGATGATGGAACTGGCGGGCATGGACGACGTCGGCAGCGAGTATGCGCCCTTTTTCCTCGCGATCGACGAGTGTCATTCAGTTCTCACTGATGGCGACGAGATCGAGACGATGCTGATGGAGGCTCGCTCGAAGAAACTTGGATTGATGCTCTCAACCCAAGTCCTCAGGTCACTTCCGGATGATGCCGCTGACGCAATTATCTCCAATTGCAACACGATTCTCTCGCTCACGCCGAATCATCCCGAAGAGGCCCGTGAAATCGCGAATCGATTTGGTGGGATGGACACCGAGGACTTGCAGCGAACACCTGATTATCATGCACAGACCCAACTCAACAGCGAGGATGACCCGTTCTTGGCGAAGCTCATCCCGCCGTACCCACCACGGCACACGATCGAAGAAGCATACGAGCTGATCGTCACCTCGCTCGAGAACTACGGTTCACCGGTCCAGAGTGGCGAGGAGATTCTCGACGAGATGCACTTCGACGCTGGTGGAGCGATTTCGGCTGGAGAAACTGAAGCAGGTGCTAGCGACGGGAGCGAAGAACAGATCGACGTGACGAGTGATCCGGCCGAACAAGCGCTGTATGAAGCGGCCTATACGGTACAAATCAAACAGGATGCGAGCGGTGAGTTCGTTGCGAGCGAAGCAGTAAAAGACGACTGGCGACGTCGAGCTGGCGAACTCGGTTTCTCCTCGGAAGTCTCGAACGTCATCGAGCAAGCGCCCGATGAGTATCTCCAACGCCAGCGGCGGGATGGGAAGTCTGTGATGAAGGTGACACCAGAGGGCCTCGAATATGCAGGGTTAGCCCAAGACACTGGCAGCAGTGCAAGCGGTGGCGGCGACGAACACCGCTGGGTACTCACCGAGGCGTATCGAGCGTTCACGAAGCTCGGGATGTTCGTCGAACTGCCGACTCAAGAAGGAGAGGAGGATCCGGACGGAATTGCGGATCTTCCGATCGACCCGATGAATGCACAGAATCCACGCGAGATGCATCAGCGGGAGGAGCGGCTCCAAGACGAGTATCCCCATCTCTACGAGCTTACCGACGGGTTGAACATCAGCATCGAGGCTGAAACCTCGACATTAGAAAAGCCGATGCAGACGCTGACAAACCTCCGAAAAGCGATCGACGAGCACAAACTGTGCGTCTTTGCGTGTAAGGACGGGACAGCCAAGCACGACCGGTTTGACTACTGGCCGCGGCGTGGTGAGGGAATTATCTACGACACCACAGGTCGGGGTGCGAATCGGACGATCAACTACGATCAGATGACGTTTGCTGCTGACGTTGACCAGAACGACAATCGGACGTTCTACAACAAAGTCGAAACCCTCGCTGTCGCGCCAGACACGTACGCGCTGCGGCCACGAAGTGAGGCTAATCTCGTCTGGCGTGAAGAGGGCAAAGAGGTCGTGATGAGCGATGAAGATGGGACTGAGCACGCTCGTTTCGAGAACCTTGAGACAGCGGCAAATCCATCGAAATCGGACGTCCCCGCTTACTCTGTGTACGATGCTTCTGAGCGTGAGTACACGGTTCGAGCCAGCGGTGAGAAGCTGGTCTATGGGTCACGGGAGGAGTTGGAAGACGACTGGATGGTGGTTCGAGCACCGTTCATTCCGGAAAATGAGTTCGACCGGATGCCGACGCCGGAGGACTTCCTGTTCGTGGTCTTCCCCGACGACGATACGGAGGAATACACCAAGCCGATGATCTGTGAACAGGGCGAGGTCCGACCGCTGCTACCAATGGATACCTCTTGGGACACGAAAGAGAAGGCGGACACGAACGAACCAGCAGACGATTCTACCAATGAGGGACCGGTGTCGAAGGATACTGACGAGCAATCTCGTGTGCCATCACAGGAACCATCCGACGAAGAGGACGAAGACAATGGAGTGAGCTTTGCCAGGTCAGGTCGCTAATATCAGTACTTCATCATGCTTGACTGATCGTCACATCATCGAGATACTCCTCAAGACGCTCTGGGTCGAGGTCTGTTTCATCGAAGAGGTAGTCTCGCAGTGCATACATCCCAAGTCTGAGTCGGTGAAACTCTTCTTGCTGATCTTCACTCCACGCCCCATGTGGTTCCACATCGATAGTGGCGACGGTCTGAGCGAGTTGGGCTAACTGTTCCTGTTGGTCTTCGATCTGTTCACTCAGCTCTTCGAGAGTGGCCTCATCGGTGGATTGGTCTTGTGACTGAAGCCGGTCGATCTCCGCCTGAGTCGTATCGACTCGTTCAGATAGTTGGTGTACTTTTTCTGGGAGATCGGATAATGTTAGTCCGGTCTCGTCTGCTGTATTAAGATCAGTCGTGAGCTCTTGTCCAGACTCTGTGAGCGAGATCTCCTTAGCAGGAACGACCGTCCCAGTGGCCTCGGGTTGATGGGTTGAGACAAGCCCCTGTGGCTCCAAATACTCAGAAATTCGATACAGGATAATCCGATTCTCGCTAAGGTCGGTTGTCTCCCGCACCTCCGTCGTGGTGAGTGCTGTCTCGGCGTCGGCAAGCGCGCGAATGATCTCAATTGATTTCCAGTCAAGCGAGTCAGCGGCAGTGCTCATGTCAAACCTTACTAGAACCGGACAGATATATCTTCTCCAAGAATATTCTCGAAGAAGAGTTCTCTAAGAAGAGTCTCGTAGGGATATTTCTTCGAATATTTCTCGGCGTTTCTCGGATAGGAAGGCGACGCGTTAGCTAAGAGTCGGGAAAGGTACCCAGTAGGTCGAAACAAAGGATACCCCCAAGGGCGGGTGCACAAGCGAGCTAACAAACCCTCAGGAAAAGTGAGTAAATCACCAAATAGGGCTCACTGGAAGTCCACCTCGAGACAGCAAAGCTGGGAGTCAGACTAAGCTCAAACAAGGGGGAGTCCCAAGAGCGAACTCATCGAAACAAGAGCAGACCTCACAGCATTGAACTAAACAACGAAAGAAGACACCTACTCAGTCCGAGAGAAGATAAGTGGCTCTAAAAAGGCGATGAGAGAGGGCCGATTCAGCATCGATGACATGGAAGGCGATATAGCAGCAATGGGGAGTCGATCAGTGCACGACAAAGGGATCTTCATCTCGGGAGAGGCCTGCCTCAAAGATTGTCGGAATAGAGAGCTGTTCATCGGAAGCGCCGTGTCTAAAAGAACAGTAGCAAGCCTCGTTCACTACTCTGGATAGTCGGTATTCCCGCTGGTACAGAAGCTTCTAGAATAGATAACGAGGAGACACACGAGTTTCACACTGGTAGTAGGTGAGCGAGCACTGGTAGGGGGTCCAGGGAGAGCGAAGCAAGTGTGGGGTCCCCACGAGTGAGACAGAAGAACAGTGGAGGTGCCTCGACGCACGATTTCCAAGTCGGTTTCAGCATAGCCTGGGTATCCATCTGTCTTCGAAGAGGGGTTACCTCACCACCGGGACAGGATACAAGCAATCACCGGCAGACAGCAGTGTCAGTGAGACCAGGGACACTACTAACCAGATTGTTGGCTCCGCAGTCAACTAAGCTGCGCAGAAGAAAGGCAGTACTGAGAGATCCGTCGCTTCGACAGTACCAGCACCGCAAGAAGAGCGACATTACTACTAGAAGTAGCAACACCGTCATAGGACAGCTATCCGACTCCCGGGGGAACTAGCGTCATTAACTGAGAAACTCGAGGAGAGTGGTAGTATCATCAGAGTCTGGGAGAGTAGTCTATCAGTGTAAATCGATCTATGACGTAAGACTCCCAGCAAGCGAGAGCTCATTGACTCCCCAGTCGAGCTATGTACTCTGGTATCCTCTTTGACTATCGACAATAGCGAGCCCAGCGAATCGAGAAAAGTGGATCCCATGCGAGTTATAGTAAGGGACCCCTGTCTACTCTGAGTGAGGTGGACCTCCACTGCTATCGAAACACGATCGCTCGTGGTTTGATCTCAAGGTGATCATATTCAGTTATTTGATGAAGAAGCGGATGGTAAGGATCACTTATGCGCGAATCCCGTTTGGAAGAGATATTACTTCGGATGAGAGATGGCCAGGGTTCAGAATCCCATATTCAATTAGAGATGAACCGAATAAAGCAGCAAGTCAGAGACGACAAAGAATCTACTTCTTCGACTCACGAGGTATTTGAGGACCTGAATGATATTGATATCAATCATCCTATTGTACCTGCACTAGAGGGCCTAGTCCGATGGGAAGCCAACCAAGACTATCACAATGGTGCTGTCCCTGCCTTAGATGCATATCGTGATGCAGTTGATGAGGCTGTTAGTGATAGATGGCCTAATGTTGCCGTGCATGCAGCCCAACAGGCCGCATTAGTAGCAGCAGACATCAACGACGACAAAGAACTTGATTTCTGGATACCACGAATTGTAGAGTTGTTTGACCAGCACTGGGAGGAGCTCACTCCAAACACACAAGGGAACCTCATAGACGCATTCCCACGATTACAGTACTTTGCAGACGGGAAAATACTTGATGAATTTGAAAACGTCCTTGAGTCGGCAGCAACAGCTTCACATGAAAAAGAGGAGTATGGCGTTGAACGACGGTTTCTCAATGCCCTCTTAGATATTCGGCGGAAACGGGATCAAGATGTCACTGTACAGGAGCAACTGCTTATTGAATCGTACAATGCTGAGGCAGAGGCTACTGAGAACCGTGGACAGATGCACCGGGCAATAGTGTTTCAACGAGCACTGGATAACTGCACTGAGTTTGCTGACGAAGAGCAAGTAGTCGAGTGGAAACGAGAGCTGCGCTCAGCAAACCGGACGGCGATCGACGAAGAGATGGCGTCCATTGAACACAAGCCCAACAAGGAGGAAATCGAGGAACTAGAACAGTTCATTGATGAGATCGTTGACCAAGCCCGTCAAGCCTCGCAGAATGATTTTGGCGGTGCTGCATTGATGTTTCTGCTCTCACGGAACGATTTCGTGCCACGATTAGAGGAGTTACGCACAATGGACGAAAGAGTATCCATCATGGATTTAGTGGGCCGTCGTAACATGACGAAAGAGGGTGATGCAATCCCCGACCCCGAGGACCGAACGCGGCCCCACGGTTACCAAGCTTCTGTACAGCTACGAGACGCCATTGTAACTAGTATTCTCTTTCGAGTGTTCGATGAGAATATTATAACCGAAGGCGATCTGTATCTGTATCTCTGGGCGATCGATGAACTCACGGTTCATGACGTCGCCTACCTGACTGATTTCATTGTCGCTGTTTTCGATAATCGATATGCTGATGCGCTGCATATTGGTGTCCCACGCCTAGAAGGAGCTATAGCGTCGATACTGAAGGACCGTGGATTTGAAACAGCTAGCCTACAGGATGGATACACTACACCGGTCCCGTTACCTGGACTTCTAAACATGCTTGATGGGAAGGTTGATGAAAATCTCGTAGAGTATTTACGGTTCAGATATTCCGATATTTCGGGCCAGCGCGTCCGAAATCAGGTAGCTCACGGGCGCGCCGAATACAAATTGGCGGCTCCTCAAATGTGCCTAATACTCCTATACGATATCTTCCGCTCGATCAGTTGGATTGAACACAATCTATGAGCATGCTTCCTGTACCCAATAAAGACGTCTTCTGGGTAGCGAAGTCCAATCGAAGATGAAGAGATCGGTATGAACAACACCGAAGTCGATGCGGATTCCATCGAGGACCACTCCTCGACAATGCGGATCACGTTCGACTTCAAAGAGACACACTGCCAAGATACGCTCGATCAGATCGATCGCTGGAAAGCCAGCGAGGAGATCTCGACCGTCCTCAACTTTCAGAACCCGAGAAGCGCACAGTTACGATACCAATCCCTCAGACTCATCGGTATCGGACGGAAGAAACCAGACGAGTGATGCTCCGATCTTTTTGCGATTGACTCGTCCGGCCTCATCGAGCTTTCGCAGTCGTTGATCCGCGTTCTGCCGTGTGACACCAAGTTCATCTGCAACCTCGCTTGTCGCCGCTGGCTCGTGCGTGCGGACCGCAGCCACGAACTCATCGTCGCTGTTGGATGGAGAAAACTGCCCGCCCGGCGTTCGATTACTCATACCGATTGCTATGAGAGTACCCTACTTCAACCTATGGCTACCAAAGCAATCCGGTGGT
This genomic window contains:
- a CDS encoding type IV secretory system conjugative DNA transfer family protein; translation: MGLFNSFTSDDENETEENDNNETTQVASDGEYDPTRPKRINGKEWWIERIDEVSNEAETYAGEWPRAMIENAAKKPYQPVWVGCSERTGREFGVEFSRAFRHIAYLGSTGTGKTTAIYNSVTQLMMGGHGVAIVDPKGDDIYDLLRRVPKWRWSDVVYVDLGADYYSLEDEETGEDVPYQIGFNILDTYHEPDEPGFDEEIEWIVADLIELLAAGEYWGPRMDRIAKNMIRGMARHEEEFTIIEIYYALLEEENRQQYADLIGDSIDDDDIMFLEGFTRRIAEELSDDELDPLLGRLKDWVENPITRKIIAMRGAEVTLGQIVNEQKILIVNNDLPKEAKIMTANAVVSGIWTAVTSRKDPSEQQMMELAGMDDVGSEYAPFFLAIDECHSVLTDGDEIETMLMEARSKKLGLMLSTQVLRSLPDDAADAIISNCNTILSLTPNHPEEAREIANRFGGMDTEDLQRTPDYHAQTQLNSEDDPFLAKLIPPYPPRHTIEEAYELIVTSLENYGSPVQSGEEILDEMHFDAGGAISAGETEAGASDGSEEQIDVTSDPAEQALYEAAYTVQIKQDASGEFVASEAVKDDWRRRAGELGFSSEVSNVIEQAPDEYLQRQRRDGKSVMKVTPEGLEYAGLAQDTGSSASGGGDEHRWVLTEAYRAFTKLGMFVELPTQEGEEDPDGIADLPIDPMNAQNPREMHQREERLQDEYPHLYELTDGLNISIEAETSTLEKPMQTLTNLRKAIDEHKLCVFACKDGTAKHDRFDYWPRRGEGIIYDTTGRGANRTINYDQMTFAADVDQNDNRTFYNKVETLAVAPDTYALRPRSEANLVWREEGKEVVMSDEDGTEHARFENLETAANPSKSDVPAYSVYDASEREYTVRASGEKLVYGSREELEDDWMVVRAPFIPENEFDRMPTPEDFLFVVFPDDDTEEYTKPMICEQGEVRPLLPMDTSWDTKEKADTNEPADDSTNEGPVSKDTDEQSRVPSQEPSDEEDEDNGVSFARSGR
- a CDS encoding winged helix-turn-helix domain-containing protein; translated protein: MSNRTPGGQFSPSNSDDEFVAAVRTHEPAATSEVADELGVTRQNADQRLRKLDEAGRVNRKKIGASLVWFLPSDTDESEGLVS